A region from the Prevotella melaninogenica genome encodes:
- the nadB gene encoding L-aspartate oxidase: MIYNFDFLVIGSGIAGMSYALSVANSGKGRVALVCKTSLDEANTAKAQGGIAAVTNLAIDNFEKHINDTMIAGDYISDPLAVKQVVCNAPEAIKTLVKWGVNFDKNKDGTYDLHREGGHSDFRILHHADDTGFEIQRGLMEAVRLNPNITIFENHYAVEIITQHHLGMTVTRKTPNIECYGAYILNPDTQKVDTFLSKVTLMATGGVGAVYAMTSNPVIATGDGIAMVYRAKGTVKDMEFVQFHPTVLYNPSETHPAFLITEAMRGYGGILRLPDGQEFMQKYDERLSLAPRDIVARAIDHEMKIHGLNHVCLDLTHKDAEETKHHFPHIYEKCLSIGVDITKDYIPVCPSAHYICGGIKVDLNAESSIHRLYAVGECSCTGLHGGNRLASNSLIEAVVYAKSAADHALQVIDNYDFNTHVPEWNDEGTMTNEEHVLITQSIKEVGEIMSNYVGIVRSDLRLKRAWARLDLLYEETENLFKRVTATKDICELRNMINVGYLITRQAIERKESRGLHYTVDYPKHAYDKK, from the coding sequence ATGATATACAATTTCGATTTCTTGGTTATTGGTAGTGGTATAGCAGGAATGAGTTATGCCTTGAGTGTGGCAAATAGTGGTAAGGGAAGGGTTGCCCTTGTTTGCAAGACCTCTTTAGATGAAGCCAATACGGCTAAGGCGCAAGGAGGAATAGCAGCGGTAACGAACCTTGCCATAGATAATTTTGAAAAGCACATCAACGATACTATGATCGCTGGTGATTATATTTCTGACCCTTTAGCTGTTAAGCAAGTTGTTTGTAATGCGCCAGAAGCAATCAAGACACTTGTCAAATGGGGCGTTAACTTTGATAAGAACAAAGACGGTACATACGACTTACATCGTGAAGGTGGTCACAGTGATTTTCGTATTCTCCATCATGCTGATGACACAGGATTTGAGATACAGCGTGGATTAATGGAAGCAGTGAGGTTAAATCCTAATATCACAATTTTTGAGAATCACTATGCTGTTGAGATTATCACGCAACATCATTTAGGAATGACGGTGACGCGTAAAACTCCAAACATTGAATGTTATGGTGCTTATATCCTCAATCCTGATACCCAAAAGGTTGATACTTTCTTGAGTAAGGTAACACTTATGGCAACAGGAGGTGTCGGAGCAGTCTATGCAATGACATCTAACCCTGTCATAGCTACTGGTGATGGCATTGCAATGGTCTATCGTGCCAAGGGAACAGTAAAGGATATGGAGTTTGTACAGTTCCATCCTACGGTTCTTTATAATCCTTCCGAGACCCACCCTGCATTTCTGATTACTGAGGCAATGCGTGGTTATGGTGGCATTTTGCGACTCCCTGATGGGCAGGAGTTCATGCAGAAGTATGACGAACGTCTCTCTCTTGCGCCGCGTGATATTGTTGCTCGAGCTATCGACCATGAGATGAAGATTCATGGACTAAACCATGTTTGCCTTGACTTAACACATAAAGATGCTGAAGAAACAAAACACCACTTCCCGCATATCTATGAGAAATGCTTGAGTATTGGTGTCGATATAACAAAGGACTATATCCCCGTTTGTCCCAGTGCACATTACATCTGTGGAGGAATAAAGGTTGATTTGAATGCTGAAAGTTCTATTCATAGACTCTATGCTGTGGGTGAATGTTCGTGTACAGGTCTACATGGTGGAAACCGACTTGCCAGCAATTCGCTGATAGAAGCCGTCGTTTACGCTAAGTCAGCAGCTGACCATGCACTTCAGGTGATAGATAACTATGATTTTAATACGCATGTCCCAGAGTGGAATGATGAGGGTACAATGACCAATGAAGAACATGTCTTAATCACGCAGAGTATTAAAGAAGTTGGTGAAATCATGAGTAACTATGTGGGTATTGTACGAAGTGATTTGCGCTTGAAACGTGCTTGGGCAAGGCTTGACTTGCTATATGAGGAAACAGAGAACCTTTTTAAGCGTGTCACGGCAACGAAGGATATTTGTGAACTTCGCAATATGATAAATGTTGGTTATCTCATAACAAGACAGGCTATAGAGCGAAAGGAAAGTCGAGGTTTGCACTATACGGTAGATTATCCAAAGCATGCATACGACAAGAAGTAG
- a CDS encoding outer membrane beta-barrel family protein, protein MAQQNIIFNIQQQTKHPIDAATIIISDQKTGKVIANGLTETDGKFNYTLIDGSYQLYCGAIGCRDTTILFSIPNNHSIYNIYLYPDGTELKDVIVTARKQRSLIKMESGKIRISVAESYLANLGNSLDVLRHTPSVRLDNKGNLSLSALGNAAVYVNGKRIRLQGETLTAYLRTIPSSNIASITTSTNPDASYDSEGASGIIDIKLKDNNERGLYISTSHGTSFWNHIRQSSDFSMTYNKQTWQLGINYSHNIGHYDMEYGTDRMQEGDRNFSETDDTDKRNTYAGGLAFVFQPNKKHKLMLNTSVDALTGPGVTATTTWIYKGRDTLHEILKARNDYTKQENTKYTTGIGYQFNITEQQTITANADWIHVDVVSNNNQPNAFYSPNGTLLREDDYPAKSKKKINIISSAIDYNLKNSHDGELLTGIKAAKVESKNRFGFYAKGVLDNTRSNRFTYQESNLEGYIQYAQKWKHVQATAGMRIEYMQTIGTLESYLDGKLMEENKNNHTRLFPNLSISYNLNNKAKLTLAYSKRQDKARYEDLNPIEYLLDELTYWKGNPFIQPQINHRISLDYTKNNLSVTLSYNQLNNYFTQLPDTYKKDCIVMTTKNIGKQKQLALDLIYNKRLTSWWDVSANIGAYYFINHLDYESYREDYRRPSCNLSLSNDIQLPAKVRMELSARYASKRQGRSYEVLKPSGGIDIGLSKRLLRDRLSLSLMITDLLHTERWDSYGRKGALDLDIWGHSESRQVIFRVHYNFGSSKFETGKNKVKEAERL, encoded by the coding sequence ATGGCTCAGCAGAACATAATCTTTAATATCCAGCAACAAACAAAGCACCCTATTGATGCTGCAACAATTATCATTTCTGATCAGAAAACAGGAAAAGTAATTGCCAATGGGCTAACCGAGACGGACGGAAAGTTTAATTACACCCTTATTGATGGTAGTTATCAACTATACTGCGGAGCTATCGGATGCCGTGATACTACTATTCTTTTCTCCATTCCAAATAACCATTCCATTTATAACATCTATTTATATCCTGACGGTACAGAGCTGAAAGACGTTATTGTCACAGCCCGCAAACAACGCTCACTCATCAAAATGGAAAGTGGAAAGATACGCATTTCTGTTGCAGAATCCTATCTTGCCAACCTTGGCAACTCTTTAGATGTTCTGCGCCACACCCCAAGTGTAAGGCTTGATAATAAAGGAAATCTATCGCTTTCTGCCCTTGGCAATGCCGCCGTTTACGTGAACGGAAAACGCATACGACTTCAAGGTGAAACGCTTACAGCCTATCTGCGTACTATTCCATCTTCTAACATTGCAAGCATTACTACTTCAACCAACCCTGATGCAAGTTATGATTCAGAAGGGGCAAGCGGTATTATTGACATAAAACTAAAAGACAACAACGAACGAGGGCTTTACATTTCGACCTCTCATGGTACATCTTTTTGGAATCACATACGCCAAAGTTCTGATTTTAGTATGACTTATAACAAACAGACATGGCAGCTGGGCATCAACTATAGTCATAACATTGGACACTATGACATGGAGTATGGTACTGATAGAATGCAAGAAGGAGACCGAAACTTTTCAGAGACCGATGATACTGACAAGCGAAACACTTACGCAGGAGGACTGGCTTTTGTATTCCAACCTAACAAGAAACACAAACTTATGCTGAACACATCAGTTGATGCCTTAACAGGTCCCGGAGTGACAGCAACAACTACATGGATATATAAAGGTAGAGACACGCTTCATGAAATACTTAAAGCAAGGAATGATTATACCAAACAAGAGAACACAAAATATACGACAGGCATAGGCTATCAGTTTAATATTACAGAACAACAGACCATCACTGCAAATGCAGATTGGATTCACGTTGATGTTGTAAGTAATAACAATCAGCCCAATGCGTTTTACTCTCCAAATGGAACATTACTAAGGGAAGACGACTATCCAGCTAAATCCAAAAAGAAAATAAACATCATCTCATCTGCTATCGACTATAATCTAAAGAATAGTCATGACGGAGAACTCCTAACAGGTATTAAAGCTGCCAAGGTAGAAAGCAAAAATCGCTTTGGCTTCTATGCAAAAGGTGTGCTTGACAACACAAGATCTAACAGGTTTACCTACCAAGAGTCAAACCTTGAAGGCTATATACAATATGCCCAGAAATGGAAACATGTACAGGCAACTGCAGGTATGCGGATTGAATATATGCAGACTATCGGGACTTTAGAATCCTATTTGGACGGAAAACTGATGGAGGAGAATAAGAACAATCACACAAGACTCTTTCCTAATCTTTCTATCAGTTATAATCTTAACAACAAAGCAAAGCTCACACTTGCCTATAGTAAACGGCAAGACAAAGCAAGATACGAAGACCTTAACCCCATTGAATATCTGTTAGATGAACTAACCTATTGGAAAGGGAATCCATTTATTCAGCCACAAATAAATCATAGGATATCTTTAGATTACACAAAGAATAATCTTAGTGTAACGCTCTCTTATAATCAGCTAAACAATTATTTTACACAGCTTCCCGATACATACAAGAAAGACTGCATAGTCATGACAACCAAGAATATTGGTAAACAGAAGCAGCTGGCACTTGACCTTATCTATAACAAACGTCTCACCTCATGGTGGGATGTCAGTGCAAACATCGGTGCTTACTACTTTATCAACCATCTTGATTATGAATCTTATAGAGAAGACTACCGTCGCCCCTCATGTAACCTTTCACTTTCAAACGACATACAACTACCTGCAAAAGTTCGTATGGAACTGTCTGCAAGATACGCAAGTAAACGACAAGGCAGAAGTTATGAGGTCCTCAAACCAAGTGGAGGTATAGATATTGGATTGAGTAAACGATTACTCCGAGACAGACTCTCTCTATCTTTAATGATTACCGACCTACTCCACACTGAGCGTTGGGATAGCTATGGACGTAAGGGAGCATTAGATTTAGACATTTGGGGGCACAGTGAAAGCCGCCAAGTTATCTTCCGTGTACATTACAACTTCGGAAGTAGTAAGTTTGAAACAGGTAAGAACAAAGTAAAAGAGGCAGAACGTCTGTAG
- the nadC gene encoding carboxylating nicotinate-nucleotide diphosphorylase produces the protein MLSVEELNDKLIELAFSEDIGDGDHTTLCCIPADAMGESRLLIKEEGILAGVEVAKRVFHLFDPELQVEVYIKDGTHVKPGDIAMSVKGRTQSLLQTERLMLNILQRMSGIATMTHKYQQALVDAGTKTRVLDTRKTTPGMRMLEKEAVKIGGGMNHRIGLFDMILLKDNHVDFCGGVHNAISRAKQYCKEHGKDDLKIECEVRNFKELEEALNEGCDRIMFDNFTPEDTCKAVNIVAGRCETESSGGITFETMIPYAKAGVDFISFGALTHSVKGLDMSFKAVVSKD, from the coding sequence ATGTTGTCGGTAGAAGAACTTAATGATAAACTTATCGAACTCGCTTTCAGTGAGGATATAGGAGATGGTGATCATACAACGCTTTGTTGTATCCCTGCAGATGCTATGGGTGAAAGTAGGTTGTTAATCAAAGAAGAAGGAATCTTGGCAGGAGTTGAGGTTGCTAAAAGAGTGTTCCACCTTTTCGACCCAGAACTACAAGTGGAAGTCTATATAAAAGATGGTACACATGTGAAACCTGGTGATATTGCCATGAGTGTGAAGGGTAGAACGCAGAGCTTGTTACAGACAGAGCGTCTTATGCTTAATATCCTACAACGTATGAGTGGTATTGCTACCATGACGCACAAGTACCAACAGGCACTTGTTGATGCTGGTACGAAGACACGCGTTTTAGACACACGTAAGACAACACCAGGAATGAGAATGTTGGAAAAGGAAGCTGTGAAGATAGGCGGCGGAATGAATCATCGCATTGGTCTCTTCGATATGATTCTCTTAAAAGACAATCACGTTGACTTCTGTGGTGGTGTGCATAATGCAATTTCACGTGCAAAGCAATATTGCAAGGAACATGGTAAAGATGACCTTAAGATTGAATGTGAGGTAAGAAACTTTAAGGAGTTGGAAGAAGCTCTGAATGAAGGCTGTGACCGTATTATGTTTGATAACTTCACACCAGAGGACACATGTAAAGCTGTCAATATTGTAGCTGGTCGCTGTGAGACGGAATCAAGCGGTGGAATTACTTTTGAAACGATGATTCCTTACGCAAAAGCTGGAGTCGATTTCATCTCTTTTGGTGCCCTAACACATAGTGTTAAGGGACTTGATATGAGCTTCAAGGCAGTTGTCTCAAAAGATTGA
- the nadA gene encoding quinolinate synthase NadA produces MINEKWLEQGYIDEPIPEGIDVKAEIRRMCKEKNALIMAHYYTEGVIQELADFVGDSLALAQKAASTDADIIVMCGVHFMGETNKILCPEKTILVPDLNASCSLAESCPADEFEKFVQAHPDHTVISYVNTTAATKAVTDVVVTSSNAKQIVESLPKDTPIIFGPDKNLGHYISEQTGRKMLLWDGACEVHDRFSVEKIQQLKHEHPAAKVLAHPECPPAILSLADKVGSTSALLKYSVTSDALEFIVVTESGILVEMQRLAPQKTFIPAPPNDSDSPCNECEYMKYITLRKLYNCLKYEWPAIEVEPELAKKAVKSIHKMLDISKSLGL; encoded by the coding sequence ATGATAAACGAAAAGTGGCTGGAACAAGGTTATATAGATGAACCTATTCCAGAAGGGATTGACGTAAAAGCAGAAATACGCCGAATGTGTAAGGAAAAGAATGCGCTTATCATGGCTCATTATTATACAGAAGGTGTAATCCAAGAATTAGCTGATTTTGTTGGAGATAGCTTGGCTTTGGCACAAAAGGCTGCCTCTACTGATGCCGATATCATCGTTATGTGTGGCGTACATTTCATGGGTGAGACAAATAAAATCTTATGTCCTGAAAAGACAATTCTTGTTCCCGACCTTAATGCTTCTTGTTCTTTGGCTGAGAGTTGTCCTGCTGATGAGTTTGAGAAGTTCGTACAGGCTCATCCTGATCATACGGTGATAAGCTATGTCAATACAACGGCGGCAACTAAAGCGGTAACTGATGTTGTAGTAACGAGTAGTAACGCAAAGCAAATTGTAGAGTCTTTACCAAAAGACACCCCTATTATTTTTGGACCAGATAAGAACTTAGGTCATTATATAAGCGAACAAACAGGACGCAAGATGTTGCTTTGGGATGGAGCTTGTGAGGTTCATGATAGATTCTCTGTTGAGAAGATTCAACAACTAAAACACGAACATCCGGCTGCTAAAGTCCTGGCTCACCCTGAATGTCCACCAGCCATACTTAGTTTGGCAGATAAGGTAGGGAGCACGTCTGCCTTGCTAAAGTATAGCGTTACGAGTGATGCTCTGGAGTTTATTGTGGTGACAGAGAGTGGTATTCTTGTTGAAATGCAGCGGTTGGCTCCACAAAAAACTTTCATTCCTGCCCCTCCTAATGATAGCGATAGCCCTTGTAACGAGTGTGAGTATATGAAATATATCACATTGAGGAAGCTGTATAATTGCTTGAAATATGAATGGCCAGCTATCGAGGTGGAACCTGAGTTGGCAAAGAAGGCTGTCAAGTCAATCCATAAGATGTTGGATATCTCAAAAAGTTTAGGTTTATAA
- a CDS encoding sensor histidine kinase, with translation MKKKTIWTIAIIMGLSFLGLLLLQLNYIEEMAEMKKEQFDESVNRALYQASRNMELNETLRYLEDDINKKERSQGEEQNTDKDTSTSAHQAPVTDEQGEPYTSFEAKLLQAKPSLTPKAMILRNDSSTLSATKRNMQEIVRNRYVYQKAMLEEVIYNILYSASDKPLRNRINFKLLDQDLKAEMMNNGINIPYHFTVTTQDGREVYKCPDYVSDGEENTYSQVLFRNDPVNRMGVVKVHFPQMNNYIFSSVRFMIPSIIFTFVLLVTFIFTIVTIFRQKRYSEIKNDFINNMTHELKTPIASISLAAQMMNDKTLTKSPKMIEHLGGVINDESKRLRFLVEKVLQMSMYDRKKAVLKKKYTDLNEMVETIAHSFSLRVEHTGGKVYTEIEAVDSLMYVDEMHFQNVIFNLLDNAVKYAKPDEPLDVYLKTWNTNENLYLSVRDTGQGIKKENLKKIFDKFYRVHTGNLHDVKGFGLGLAYVKKMVDLHEGEIKVLSEYGKGTKFVIKLPVIRDEEDEE, from the coding sequence ATGAAGAAGAAAACAATTTGGACAATAGCCATAATCATGGGACTCTCGTTCCTTGGTTTGCTTCTGCTCCAGCTCAACTACATTGAAGAAATGGCTGAGATGAAGAAGGAACAGTTTGACGAATCCGTCAACCGTGCCCTCTATCAAGCATCTCGCAATATGGAGTTGAATGAGACTCTTCGTTATTTGGAGGATGATATAAATAAGAAAGAACGCTCACAAGGCGAAGAGCAGAATACAGATAAAGATACATCTACTTCCGCTCATCAAGCTCCTGTCACAGACGAACAGGGGGAGCCATATACTTCATTTGAGGCAAAACTGCTTCAAGCAAAGCCATCTTTGACACCAAAAGCTATGATTCTGCGCAATGATAGTAGTACACTGTCTGCTACAAAGCGCAACATGCAGGAGATTGTTCGCAATCGTTACGTCTATCAGAAGGCAATGTTGGAGGAGGTGATATACAATATCCTTTATTCTGCTTCAGATAAGCCGTTGCGAAATAGAATTAACTTTAAGCTGTTGGATCAGGACTTAAAGGCGGAAATGATGAACAATGGAATCAATATTCCTTATCATTTCACGGTGACGACACAAGATGGTAGAGAGGTTTATAAATGTCCTGATTATGTGAGTGATGGTGAGGAGAATACTTATTCTCAGGTGTTGTTCCGCAACGATCCTGTAAATAGAATGGGCGTTGTAAAGGTTCATTTTCCACAGATGAACAACTACATCTTCTCCAGTGTACGGTTTATGATTCCATCCATCATCTTCACTTTCGTGTTGTTGGTTACCTTTATCTTCACGATTGTAACCATCTTCCGACAGAAACGTTACAGTGAGATAAAGAATGACTTTATCAATAACATGACACATGAGCTCAAAACGCCTATCGCAAGTATCTCTCTGGCTGCTCAGATGATGAACGATAAGACGTTGACAAAGAGCCCAAAGATGATAGAACACTTAGGAGGTGTAATTAATGATGAGTCTAAACGTCTGCGTTTCCTTGTTGAGAAGGTACTCCAGATGAGTATGTATGATCGCAAGAAGGCTGTGTTAAAGAAGAAATATACCGACCTTAACGAAATGGTTGAGACGATTGCTCATTCCTTTAGTTTGCGTGTTGAGCATACTGGTGGTAAAGTATATACAGAGATTGAAGCGGTTGACTCGCTCATGTATGTTGATGAAATGCATTTTCAGAATGTTATTTTTAACCTCTTGGATAACGCCGTTAAATATGCAAAACCAGACGAACCATTAGATGTTTATCTGAAGACATGGAACACGAATGAGAATCTCTATCTCTCAGTTCGTGATACTGGTCAAGGAATAAAGAAGGAGAACTTAAAGAAGATCTTTGATAAGTTCTATCGTGTTCACACTGGTAATCTTCACGATGTCAAAGGCTTTGGTTTAGGCTTGGCATATGTAAAGAAGATGGTTGACTTACATGAAGGAGAGATTAAGGTGCTGAGCGAATATGGTAAAGGAACAAAATTCGTCATTAAACTCCCCGTTATTCGCGATGAGGAAGATGAAGAATAA
- the tilS gene encoding tRNA lysidine(34) synthetase TilS produces MLNKVKRFIASEHLLRVDALYLVALSGGADSVALLLCLKELGYRVEAVHCNFHLRGEESLRDEQFCEELCQREDIPLHKAHFDTQAYADLHKVSIEMAARELRYCYFFQLKEALSADGVCVGHHKEDSVETILINLVRGTGLSGLMGIRPRNNDVIRPLLCVTRQEIEDYLQKYAVSFVIDSTNLVDDVVRNKIRLNVLPQLSEINPSVTDTILTTANHLSEVDAIVQESLKSALGKAISFVGSASQVSLSNLMNEPFQIDLSFVRVFPSPSYFLFHVLKPLGFSSSQIAEMVSHLDGQIGQLWYSSTHELTHDRGFFMVLPREEAEPRELVIPETGRYVYDEHLSLRLTQRALTPSSNVSYSKNPMIVDLNASSIRFPLTLRRVAEGDRFTPLGMCGTQLVSDFLTNLKRNRFEKRNQLVLLDATGTILWVLGLRINDCFKLIPQSSSCLQIEIL; encoded by the coding sequence ATGTTGAATAAAGTAAAACGATTCATAGCCTCTGAGCATCTGCTACGAGTAGATGCTCTTTATTTGGTAGCTCTGTCTGGTGGTGCTGATAGTGTTGCCCTCTTGCTATGTCTCAAGGAGTTGGGCTATCGTGTTGAGGCTGTTCACTGCAATTTCCACCTACGTGGAGAGGAGAGTTTGAGGGATGAACAGTTTTGTGAGGAGTTATGTCAACGTGAGGATATTCCACTTCATAAAGCCCATTTTGATACGCAGGCTTATGCCGACTTGCATAAGGTGAGTATTGAGATGGCAGCGCGTGAACTGCGTTATTGTTATTTCTTTCAGTTGAAAGAGGCGTTGAGTGCTGATGGTGTTTGTGTGGGACATCATAAAGAAGACTCTGTTGAAACGATTCTTATAAACCTTGTTCGTGGAACAGGCCTTAGTGGTTTGATGGGTATTCGTCCTCGCAATAATGATGTTATCCGCCCTTTGCTATGTGTGACACGCCAAGAAATTGAAGATTATCTCCAAAAGTATGCTGTTTCTTTTGTTATTGATAGCACTAATCTTGTAGATGATGTGGTACGGAATAAGATTCGGTTGAATGTTCTTCCACAGTTATCTGAGATTAATCCGTCGGTTACGGATACTATCCTTACTACTGCTAATCATCTCTCTGAGGTAGATGCTATTGTGCAAGAATCGCTTAAATCGGCTTTGGGCAAGGCTATTAGCTTTGTCGGTTCTGCGAGTCAAGTTAGTTTAAGTAACTTGATGAATGAACCTTTCCAGATTGATTTGTCATTTGTTCGAGTATTTCCTTCTCCTTCTTATTTCCTTTTTCATGTGCTTAAACCGCTTGGCTTTTCATCTTCTCAGATAGCCGAGATGGTTTCACATCTTGATGGTCAGATCGGGCAGTTGTGGTATTCGTCAACACATGAACTTACTCATGATCGTGGATTCTTTATGGTTTTGCCTCGCGAGGAAGCTGAACCACGTGAGCTTGTAATCCCTGAAACAGGGCGTTATGTCTATGATGAGCACCTTTCTCTTCGATTGACACAACGAGCATTGACACCATCTTCAAACGTTTCTTATTCAAAGAATCCTATGATTGTTGACCTTAATGCATCCTCTATTCGATTTCCTTTGACCTTAAGACGTGTTGCAGAAGGCGATCGATTTACTCCTCTTGGCATGTGTGGTACTCAACTTGTGAGTGATTTTCTCACCAATCTCAAACGTAACCGCTTTGAAAAACGTAACCAGTTGGTCCTCCTTGATGCTACAGGTACTATCCTTTGGGTCCTCGGTCTTCGTATCAATGATTGTTTTAAGTTGATCCCACAGAGTAGTTCTTGCCTACAGATTGAGATTTTGTAA
- a CDS encoding response regulator transcription factor encodes MDDKLKILLCEDDENLGTLLSEYLQAKGFQADLCPDGEVGYRAFLKSKYDICVLDVMMPKKDGFTLAQEIRQANAEVPIIFLTAKQLKEDILEGFKIGADDYITKPFSMEELVFRIEAILRRVRGKKTKESTMYTIGRFTFDTQKQLLTLDNNPEKATKLTTKENELLALLCAHSNEILQRDYALKTIWIDDNYFNARSMDVYITKLRKHLKPDPQVEIINIHGKGYKLIVPDEQ; translated from the coding sequence ATGGATGATAAATTGAAAATTCTGTTGTGTGAAGACGATGAGAATCTCGGAACACTGTTGAGTGAATATCTGCAGGCAAAAGGCTTCCAAGCTGACCTCTGCCCTGATGGTGAGGTTGGTTACAGAGCTTTCTTGAAGAGCAAGTATGATATCTGTGTGCTTGATGTTATGATGCCAAAGAAGGATGGTTTCACCCTTGCACAAGAGATTCGTCAGGCAAATGCAGAAGTTCCTATCATCTTCCTTACTGCAAAGCAGTTGAAAGAGGATATCTTGGAAGGTTTCAAGATTGGTGCTGATGATTATATCACTAAGCCATTCTCTATGGAAGAACTCGTATTCCGTATTGAGGCAATCCTTCGTCGTGTAAGAGGAAAAAAGACCAAGGAGTCAACAATGTACACTATTGGTCGTTTCACCTTTGATACACAGAAGCAGTTGCTTACTTTGGATAACAACCCAGAGAAGGCAACTAAGCTTACAACAAAGGAGAATGAATTGCTTGCTTTGCTTTGCGCACACTCTAATGAGATTCTTCAGCGTGATTATGCTTTGAAGACCATTTGGATTGACGATAACTACTTCAATGCACGTTCAATGGATGTTTATATCACTAAGTTGCGTAAGCATTTGAAGCCAGACCCACAGGTTGAGATTATCAATATTCACGGTAAGGGTTATAAACTCATTGTACCAGACGAGCAGTAA
- a CDS encoding class I SAM-dependent rRNA methyltransferase codes for MYKQVYLKRGKEESLLRYHPWIFSGAINKIEEGLEEGDIVRVMTHEKKFIAVGHFQIGSIAVRVLSFHDVKIDDKFWESRLRAAFQVRQAIGVIREESTGVGLFPNTTYRLVHGEGDNLPGLIIDIYGKTAVMQAHSVGMHVCREEIAKALVKVMGDKLDSIYYKSETTLPFKADLGQENGFIYGDTDNNIAIENGLKFHIDWLKGQKTGFFIDQRENRSLLEYYAKGRSVLNMFCYTGGFSVYAMRGGAEVVHSVDSSAKAIELTNKNVELNFPNDSRHEAICEDAFKYLDDNDGKYDLIILDPPAFAKHRSALKNGLRGYTRLNVKGFEKIKPGGILFTFSCSQVVTKDNFRQAVFTAAAQAGRKVRILHQIHQPADHPINIYHPEGEYLKGLVLYVE; via the coding sequence ATGTATAAGCAAGTATATTTGAAAAGGGGCAAAGAAGAAAGTCTTCTTCGTTACCATCCATGGATTTTCTCAGGTGCTATCAACAAGATAGAAGAAGGACTTGAGGAAGGGGATATTGTGCGTGTTATGACGCATGAAAAGAAGTTTATTGCTGTCGGGCACTTCCAAATTGGTTCTATTGCAGTCCGTGTTCTCTCGTTCCACGACGTAAAGATAGATGATAAGTTTTGGGAAAGTCGTTTGAGAGCGGCTTTTCAAGTTCGTCAGGCTATTGGTGTTATTCGGGAAGAATCAACAGGAGTAGGACTGTTCCCAAACACAACTTATCGTCTTGTTCATGGTGAGGGCGACAATCTTCCTGGATTGATTATTGATATATATGGCAAGACTGCTGTTATGCAAGCTCATTCAGTTGGTATGCATGTATGCCGTGAGGAGATAGCGAAAGCCCTTGTTAAGGTGATGGGCGATAAGTTGGATAGTATCTATTATAAGAGTGAAACAACTCTTCCTTTCAAGGCAGACCTCGGTCAGGAGAATGGTTTTATATATGGAGATACAGACAATAATATAGCGATAGAGAACGGCTTAAAGTTTCATATTGACTGGTTGAAGGGTCAGAAAACTGGTTTCTTCATTGATCAGCGTGAGAACCGCTCTCTCTTGGAGTATTATGCGAAGGGAAGAAGTGTACTAAATATGTTCTGTTACACGGGTGGCTTCTCTGTTTATGCTATGCGTGGCGGTGCAGAAGTGGTGCATTCTGTGGATAGTTCGGCTAAGGCTATCGAGTTGACTAATAAGAATGTAGAACTCAACTTCCCTAATGATTCACGCCATGAGGCAATCTGTGAGGATGCTTTCAAATATCTTGATGACAACGATGGTAAGTATGATCTTATCATTCTCGACCCCCCAGCCTTCGCAAAGCATCGTAGTGCTTTGAAGAATGGTTTGCGTGGTTATACACGATTGAACGTCAAAGGATTTGAAAAGATTAAGCCGGGAGGAATCTTGTTTACCTTCAGTTGTTCGCAGGTAGTCACAAAGGATAACTTCCGACAGGCTGTCTTCACTGCTGCCGCACAAGCTGGACGTAAGGTACGCATCCTGCATCAGATTCATCAACCTGCTGACCATCCAATTAATATTTATCATCCAGAAGGTGAATATTTGAAGGGTTTAGTCCTTTATGTTGAATAA